A stretch of the Desulforamulus ferrireducens genome encodes the following:
- the rplA gene encoding 50S ribosomal protein L1, with translation MPKIGKKLQEARKQIDKNTLYEPLEAFELVKKVAPGKFDETVEVAFRLGVDPRHADQQLRGAVVLPHGTGKTKTVLVFAKGDKAKEAEAAGADFVGAEDLVEKIQGGWTGFDVAIATPDLMGLVGRLGRILGPRGLMPNPKTGTVTFDVGPAVRDAKGGKITYRTDKIGIIHAPIGKVSFEAQKLAENFKTLADTLIRIKPASAKGQYMKTITVSSTMGPGVRINPNKI, from the coding sequence ATGCCGAAAATTGGCAAAAAGCTCCAAGAAGCTAGGAAGCAAATTGATAAAAACACTTTATACGAGCCCTTGGAAGCCTTTGAGCTGGTTAAGAAAGTAGCGCCTGGCAAGTTTGATGAAACAGTCGAAGTGGCTTTTCGTTTGGGTGTAGACCCCCGTCATGCGGACCAGCAACTGAGGGGTGCGGTAGTACTGCCCCACGGCACTGGTAAAACCAAAACAGTTTTGGTTTTTGCCAAGGGTGACAAGGCCAAAGAAGCAGAGGCTGCAGGAGCAGACTTTGTAGGCGCCGAAGATCTGGTAGAAAAAATCCAAGGTGGTTGGACCGGCTTTGATGTAGCCATTGCCACACCTGATCTCATGGGCCTGGTTGGTAGACTGGGTCGTATCCTGGGACCCCGTGGCTTAATGCCCAACCCCAAGACTGGTACTGTAACCTTTGATGTAGGCCCCGCAGTCAGGGATGCTAAGGGCGGTAAGATTACTTATCGTACCGATAAAATTGGTATTATCCACGCTCCCATTGGTAAGGTTTCCTTTGAGGCCCAGAAGCTGGCTGAAAACTTTAAAACCCTGGCAGATACATTGATTCGCATTAAGCCTGCCTCCGCTAAAGGTCAGTATATGAAGACCATTACAGTTTCTTCAACCATGGGGCCTGGGGTAAGAATTAACCCGAACAAAATCTAG
- the sigH gene encoding RNA polymerase sporulation sigma factor SigH, which translates to MNSQAQREISGGYNVMVDEDVVEFAREGDDAALEYLINKYKNFVRAKARSYFLIGADREDIIQEGMIGLYKAIRDFRMDKLSSFRAFAELCITRQIITAIKTATRQKHIPLNSYVSLNKPIYDEDSDRTLLDVISGSKITDPEELIISREEFDDIEEKMGEILSSLEWKVLMSYLEGKSYQEIAEDLNRHVKSIDNALQRVKRKLERYLEKREA; encoded by the coding sequence TTGAATTCACAAGCACAAAGAGAGATTTCCGGCGGCTATAATGTGATGGTAGATGAGGATGTTGTGGAGTTTGCGCGTGAAGGCGATGACGCCGCGCTGGAGTACTTAATTAATAAGTACAAAAACTTTGTGCGTGCAAAGGCTCGCTCGTACTTCCTTATTGGGGCGGATCGTGAGGATATTATCCAAGAAGGCATGATTGGGCTGTATAAGGCCATCAGGGACTTTAGAATGGACAAGCTATCCTCCTTCCGTGCTTTTGCGGAATTATGTATTACACGGCAAATCATTACCGCTATTAAAACTGCCACCAGGCAAAAACATATACCCTTAAATTCTTATGTGTCCCTCAATAAACCCATTTACGATGAAGACTCTGATCGTACACTGCTGGATGTTATTTCTGGTTCTAAAATTACCGACCCCGAGGAGCTTATCATCAGCAGGGAAGAGTTTGATGACATTGAAGAAAAAATGGGCGAAATTCTTAGCTCCCTCGAGTGGAAGGTACTGATGTCTTATCTTGAGGGTAAGTCCTATCAAGAAATAGCCGAAGACCTAAACCGTCACGTAAAGTCCATTGATAATGCCCTGCAAAGGGTGAAGCGTAAGTTAGAGAGATATCTGGAAAAACGGGAAGCGTAA
- the rpmG gene encoding 50S ribosomal protein L33, which translates to MRVGVTLACTECKRRNYTTNKNKKNDPNRIELKKYCKWCHTHTIHKETR; encoded by the coding sequence GTGCGAGTAGGCGTAACTCTGGCTTGCACCGAATGCAAACGGCGCAACTACACCACTAACAAGAACAAGAAAAACGATCCTAACCGGATTGAACTGAAAAAATATTGCAAGTGGTGTCATACCCATACGATTCACAAAGAAACCAGATAG
- the rlmB gene encoding 23S rRNA (guanosine(2251)-2'-O)-methyltransferase RlmB has translation MSEIIAGRNPVREALRAGRPINKIVIAKGANTGPMGEIAKLAREASIPIQTLERSRLDKLAATTTHQGVIAYAAAKEYVEVEDILKLARSKGEDPFIVMLDEINDPHNLGAILRTVDAAGAHGVIIPQRRSVALTATVAKASAGAVEYVPVARVTNLDQTLRMLKEEGLWVVGADMEGSEVFWQANLTGPLLLVIGGEGKGLGRLIRERCDLLVRLPMAGRVGSLNASVAAALLIYEVVRQRG, from the coding sequence GTGAGTGAAATAATTGCCGGCAGAAATCCGGTGCGGGAAGCGTTGCGTGCAGGACGTCCTATTAACAAAATAGTGATAGCCAAGGGAGCCAATACCGGCCCTATGGGGGAAATAGCTAAATTAGCCCGGGAAGCCAGTATTCCCATACAAACCCTGGAACGTTCCCGGCTGGATAAGCTGGCGGCTACCACCACCCATCAGGGCGTGATAGCCTATGCCGCGGCTAAAGAATATGTTGAAGTGGAAGATATTCTCAAGCTAGCCAGGTCAAAGGGAGAAGATCCCTTTATTGTTATGCTGGACGAGATTAACGATCCCCATAATTTGGGTGCCATTCTGCGTACAGTGGATGCTGCCGGTGCCCATGGTGTAATCATTCCTCAACGCAGATCGGTGGCTTTGACCGCCACAGTGGCCAAAGCCTCGGCCGGGGCGGTGGAATATGTGCCGGTGGCCAGGGTAACCAATCTGGACCAGACTCTGAGAATGTTAAAGGAGGAAGGTCTCTGGGTTGTGGGTGCTGACATGGAAGGGTCGGAAGTTTTTTGGCAAGCTAATCTCACCGGGCCACTTTTGTTAGTTATTGGCGGCGAAGGAAAGGGCCTGGGCAGATTAATACGAGAGAGATGCGACCTGCTGGTGCGGTTACCCATGGCGGGGCGTGTAGGGTCACTGAATGCCTCGGTGGCAGCAGCCTTATTGATTTATGAGGTTGTACGCCAGAGGGGGTAG
- a CDS encoding DNA repair protein — translation MKAIPFIILVLWLIALTLGVLGVVTRRKKLILWGGVAALGGVAATYYLKWLLQNM, via the coding sequence ATGAAAGCAATCCCTTTTATTATCCTTGTTCTTTGGCTTATTGCCCTAACACTGGGTGTGTTGGGCGTGGTAACCCGTCGTAAGAAATTAATTCTTTGGGGTGGGGTTGCGGCATTGGGTGGCGTGGCAGCTACCTACTATCTTAAGTGGCTGCTGCAAAACATGTAA
- a CDS encoding Mini-ribonuclease 3, producing the protein MKEQRPEELPSLVLAYVGDAVYELAIREILVKQGYTKVNLLHKEAVRYVKAAAQAKALFAMEEMLTAEEQAVVRRGRNAKIVSLPKNADYMDYRHATALEALIGYLYLQGKQERVQEIVGFALEAIVLEK; encoded by the coding sequence ATGAAAGAACAAAGGCCAGAGGAATTGCCCAGCCTGGTGCTGGCTTATGTTGGTGATGCTGTTTATGAACTGGCCATCCGTGAGATTTTAGTTAAACAGGGCTATACCAAAGTTAATCTTCTGCATAAAGAAGCTGTACGCTATGTCAAGGCAGCAGCTCAAGCCAAAGCATTATTTGCTATGGAAGAAATGTTAACGGCAGAGGAACAGGCGGTGGTGCGTAGGGGACGCAATGCGAAAATTGTCTCACTCCCTAAAAATGCCGATTACATGGACTATCGTCATGCCACTGCCTTGGAGGCTCTAATTGGCTATCTCTATTTACAGGGTAAACAGGAGCGAGTACAGGAAATTGTTGGCTTCGCTCTGGAGGCTATTGTCCTGGAAAAATAA
- the thyX gene encoding FAD-dependent thymidylate synthase: protein MGKTTVKVRLLEHTPNPEKIIAMAARLCYSAADIDGLEANVAASDQRAFVEKLLDLGHHSTIEHVSFTFGIEGVSRSLLAQITRHRIASFSVQSQRYVGETKKQNQNDTFEYIIPDSIIALGPEAEAEFAEQMAQVQRWYDGWVEKLGGGRGAYEDARFVLPNAAETKIMVTMNARELRHFFKLRCCRRAQWEIRRVAEQMLALVKEVAPTLFANAGPQCLVGPCPEGKLSCGSRAEVRKQYGLNSAGEVN from the coding sequence GTGGGTAAAACAACTGTTAAGGTGCGGTTACTGGAGCATACTCCAAACCCTGAAAAAATTATTGCCATGGCTGCCAGATTGTGTTACTCGGCAGCTGATATTGACGGGTTGGAAGCTAACGTAGCCGCCTCAGATCAACGGGCCTTTGTAGAAAAATTACTGGATTTGGGGCATCATAGTACCATCGAGCATGTTTCCTTTACCTTTGGTATTGAAGGAGTATCCCGCAGTCTGTTGGCCCAAATTACCCGACACCGTATTGCCAGTTTTAGCGTGCAGTCCCAGCGCTATGTGGGGGAAACTAAGAAACAAAATCAAAATGACACCTTTGAATATATCATACCGGATTCCATCATCGCTCTGGGTCCGGAGGCTGAGGCGGAATTTGCCGAGCAAATGGCGCAGGTGCAAAGGTGGTATGATGGTTGGGTGGAAAAATTGGGCGGTGGTAGAGGCGCCTATGAAGATGCCAGATTTGTACTGCCCAATGCTGCCGAAACTAAAATTATGGTGACTATGAATGCCCGTGAATTAAGGCATTTCTTTAAATTGCGCTGCTGTAGAAGGGCTCAATGGGAAATACGTCGGGTAGCCGAACAAATGTTGGCCCTGGTCAAGGAAGTTGCTCCCACGCTTTTTGCCAATGCCGGTCCCCAGTGCTTGGTAGGTCCCTGTCCGGAGGGAAAATTAAGTTGTGGCAGTCGGGCAGAAGTGCGTAAGCAATACGGGCTTAATTCCGCAGGGGAAGTGAATTAA
- the secE gene encoding preprotein translocase subunit SecE, which produces MAVQKKTLKKASAAKEIAATKETSGAENKKDVAPKDTAKAVAKKEPTKAQKPSVSERAGSVSRYLRGVQSELKKVHWPTRKEVVTYTAVVLVSVVIVAAAIWVVDSLLSLGIGAIIS; this is translated from the coding sequence ATGGCTGTGCAAAAGAAAACACTAAAAAAGGCAAGCGCTGCCAAGGAAATAGCGGCAACCAAAGAAACCAGCGGGGCCGAGAATAAAAAAGATGTGGCCCCCAAGGACACTGCCAAAGCTGTGGCCAAGAAAGAACCGACAAAAGCACAAAAGCCATCTGTTTCGGAACGCGCCGGTAGCGTCAGCAGATATTTGCGTGGTGTGCAAAGCGAGCTTAAGAAAGTACATTGGCCCACACGTAAGGAAGTCGTTACCTATACTGCGGTGGTGCTTGTTTCCGTGGTAATAGTTGCTGCTGCCATCTGGGTAGTTGATTCACTTCTGAGCTTGGGTATTGGTGCCATTATTTCCTAA
- the nusG gene encoding transcription termination/antitermination protein NusG, which yields MSKQWYVVHTYSGYENKVKANLERRIESMNMEDKIFRILVPMEDEIEIKNGKKKVSKKKVFPGYVLVEMIMTDDSWYVVRNTPGVTGFVGSGSKPIPLNEEEAKLIIKQMGIEEPKARIDVSVGENVKVAEGPFENFVGVIEKIYPDKGKVKVMVSMFGRETPIELDFTQIEKLD from the coding sequence ATGAGTAAACAGTGGTATGTTGTTCATACTTACTCCGGGTACGAGAACAAGGTTAAGGCCAACTTGGAGCGAAGAATTGAATCTATGAATATGGAAGACAAGATCTTCCGTATTCTTGTGCCCATGGAAGATGAAATAGAAATAAAAAATGGCAAAAAGAAGGTCTCGAAGAAAAAAGTTTTCCCCGGCTATGTCCTGGTGGAAATGATTATGACTGACGACTCTTGGTATGTTGTGCGCAACACGCCGGGTGTTACCGGTTTTGTTGGCAGTGGTTCTAAACCCATTCCTCTTAATGAAGAAGAGGCGAAATTGATTATTAAGCAAATGGGTATTGAGGAGCCTAAGGCCAGGATTGATGTCAGTGTTGGGGAAAACGTTAAGGTTGCAGAGGGACCCTTTGAGAATTTTGTTGGTGTGATAGAAAAGATTTACCCTGATAAGGGTAAAGTTAAAGTTATGGTATCCATGTTTGGACGTGAAACTCCCATCGAACTTGATTTTACACAGATTGAAAAACTTGATTAA
- the tuf gene encoding elongation factor Tu has protein sequence MAKAKFERTKPHVNIGTIGHVDHGKTTLTAAITIVLSTIGGAAVKRYDEIDNAPEERERGITINTSHVEYETANRHYAHVDCPGHADYVKNMITGAAQMDGAILVVSAADGPMPQTREHILLSRQVGVPYIVVFLNKADMVDDPELLELVDMEVRELLNSYEFPGDDTPIVAGSGLKALECGCGKRECEWCGKIWELMDNVDKYIPTPERAVDKPFLMPVEDVFSITGRGTVATGRVERGQVKVQDEVEIVGLNDKPRKTVVTGVEMFRKLLDYAQAGDNIGTLLRGVDRKEIERGQVLAKPGSIKPHTKYSAEVYVLTKEEGGRHTPFFNGYRPQFYFRTTDVTGVIQLPEGVEMVMPGDNIKVDVDLITPIAIEEGLRFAIREGGRTVGAGVVTGIRE, from the coding sequence ATGGCTAAGGCTAAATTTGAACGTACCAAACCCCACGTTAACATTGGTACCATTGGTCACGTAGACCATGGCAAAACCACTCTGACCGCAGCTATTACCATTGTTCTGTCAACCATTGGCGGTGCTGCTGTAAAACGTTACGATGAAATTGACAACGCTCCTGAAGAGCGTGAACGTGGTATTACCATTAACACCTCCCACGTTGAATATGAAACCGCTAACCGTCACTATGCCCACGTTGACTGCCCCGGTCACGCTGACTATGTTAAGAACATGATCACCGGTGCTGCTCAAATGGACGGTGCCATCCTGGTTGTATCTGCCGCTGACGGCCCCATGCCTCAAACCCGTGAGCACATCCTGCTCTCCCGTCAGGTAGGCGTACCCTATATTGTAGTATTCTTAAATAAAGCCGATATGGTTGACGATCCTGAACTGCTTGAACTGGTAGACATGGAAGTTCGTGAACTGCTCAACTCCTATGAATTCCCTGGCGATGACACCCCCATCGTAGCCGGCTCCGGCCTAAAAGCTCTGGAATGTGGCTGCGGTAAGCGCGAGTGCGAATGGTGTGGCAAGATTTGGGAACTGATGGACAATGTAGACAAGTACATTCCTACTCCCGAACGTGCAGTAGATAAGCCCTTCCTGATGCCCGTAGAAGACGTGTTCTCCATTACCGGTCGTGGTACTGTAGCCACCGGTCGTGTAGAGCGTGGTCAAGTAAAAGTACAAGATGAAGTAGAAATCGTAGGTCTCAATGACAAGCCTCGTAAGACCGTAGTAACCGGCGTAGAAATGTTCCGCAAACTGCTGGACTATGCCCAAGCTGGTGATAACATTGGTACTCTGCTGCGCGGTGTAGACCGTAAAGAAATTGAACGTGGTCAAGTACTGGCTAAGCCTGGCAGCATTAAGCCTCACACCAAATACTCTGCGGAAGTATATGTACTGACCAAAGAAGAAGGTGGCCGTCACACCCCATTCTTTAACGGCTATCGTCCTCAATTCTACTTCCGTACCACCGACGTAACTGGCGTTATTCAACTGCCTGAGGGTGTAGAAATGGTTATGCCCGGTGACAACATTAAAGTAGACGTTGACCTGATTACCCCCATCGCTATCGAAGAAGGTCTGCGCTTTGCTATTCGTGAAGGCGGCCGTACCGTAGGCGCTGGTGTAGTAACCGGTATTCGTGAATAA
- the cysS gene encoding cysteine--tRNA ligase — MQIYNTLTRSKEEFIPREPGKVSMYVCGPTTYNFIHLGNARPLVFFDTVRRYFIYKGYQVNYVQNFTDVDDKIIKRAQEEKMDPLALAQKYIREYFVDAEALNVMHADTHPKVSEHITEIINLIKKLEDNGNAYAVDGDVYFAVRSFPEYGKLSGRSLEDMQAGARVEIDPRKKDPMDFALWKAAKPGEPSWESPWGAGRPGWHIECSAMAEKYLGAGFDIHGGGFDLIFPHHENEIAQSEAACQQPFARYWMHNGFITVNQEKMSKSLGNFFLVREILAKFAPDVVRWYLLSTHYRSPLDFDDEKLVMAGKGLERIKTAIRLLYEVLARPVSPGETAQGGSLEEKLPSLRLEFEKAMDDDFNTALAVSVFFELAKEVNIYVGKLGTQLTQREKEILDQAHSLIKDFNGVLGILKEDQKTGQLILEEAGQDDQLTEGLLQLIIKIRQEARSKKDWATADTIRDGLKELGIILEDTPQGVRWKKQG; from the coding sequence ATGCAAATTTACAACACCCTAACCAGAAGTAAAGAGGAGTTTATCCCAAGAGAACCAGGCAAGGTCAGTATGTATGTGTGTGGGCCAACCACCTATAACTTTATCCACCTGGGCAATGCCAGGCCGCTGGTTTTTTTTGATACTGTCAGACGCTATTTTATCTACAAAGGTTACCAGGTAAATTATGTACAAAATTTTACCGATGTGGATGATAAGATTATCAAGCGAGCCCAGGAAGAAAAGATGGATCCTTTGGCATTAGCCCAAAAATATATCCGCGAGTACTTTGTGGATGCAGAGGCTCTTAACGTTATGCATGCCGATACACACCCGAAGGTTTCCGAGCACATCACAGAAATTATTAATTTGATTAAAAAATTAGAAGACAACGGTAACGCCTATGCTGTGGATGGGGACGTTTACTTTGCAGTGCGCAGTTTTCCTGAGTATGGTAAATTATCCGGTCGCAGCCTGGAGGATATGCAGGCTGGGGCCAGGGTAGAGATAGACCCGCGCAAAAAAGACCCCATGGACTTTGCCCTTTGGAAAGCAGCTAAACCGGGGGAACCCAGTTGGGAAAGCCCTTGGGGGGCAGGGCGTCCGGGCTGGCATATTGAATGTTCGGCCATGGCAGAAAAATACTTGGGGGCAGGTTTCGATATCCACGGCGGTGGTTTTGACCTGATTTTTCCCCACCATGAAAACGAAATAGCCCAGTCCGAAGCCGCTTGTCAACAGCCCTTTGCCCGCTATTGGATGCATAATGGCTTTATTACCGTTAACCAAGAGAAAATGTCCAAGTCTCTGGGTAATTTCTTTTTGGTACGGGAGATCTTAGCCAAGTTTGCGCCGGATGTTGTACGCTGGTACCTACTATCCACCCACTACCGCAGCCCCTTGGATTTTGATGATGAGAAACTGGTTATGGCAGGCAAAGGGTTAGAACGGATTAAGACAGCCATTCGCCTGTTATACGAGGTTCTGGCACGGCCTGTTTCTCCGGGAGAGACGGCCCAGGGCGGCTCTTTAGAGGAAAAGCTGCCTTCCCTAAGATTGGAATTTGAAAAAGCTATGGACGATGATTTTAATACCGCCCTGGCTGTATCGGTATTTTTTGAGTTGGCCAAAGAGGTTAATATTTATGTGGGCAAACTGGGCACCCAGCTAACCCAGCGGGAGAAAGAGATTTTAGACCAAGCCCACAGTTTAATTAAAGATTTTAATGGGGTTTTGGGTATCCTAAAAGAGGATCAAAAAACCGGGCAATTAATCCTGGAAGAGGCCGGCCAGGATGATCAATTGACTGAAGGTTTGTTGCAGTTAATTATCAAGATTAGGCAAGAAGCAAGAAGTAAAAAGGATTGGGCCACAGCCGACACCATCAGAGATGGCTTGAAGGAATTGGGTATTATTTTGGAGGATACACCCCAGGGTGTGCGTTGGAAAAAGCAGGGATAA
- the rplK gene encoding 50S ribosomal protein L11 translates to MAKKVAAVIKLQIPAGKATPAPPVGPALGQHGVNIMGFVKQYNEVTAAQAGLIIPVEITVYEDRSFTFVTKTPPAAVLLKKALGIETASGEPNKKKVGKLPLSKVREIAELKMPDLNAASVEAAMRMVEGTARSMGIEIVEG, encoded by the coding sequence ATGGCCAAAAAGGTAGCTGCCGTTATTAAATTACAAATTCCGGCCGGTAAAGCCACCCCAGCACCCCCGGTAGGTCCTGCGCTGGGTCAACACGGGGTTAATATTATGGGGTTTGTTAAACAATATAATGAAGTCACTGCTGCACAAGCAGGACTTATTATCCCGGTTGAAATTACTGTTTATGAAGATCGGTCCTTTACCTTTGTTACCAAAACTCCTCCAGCAGCAGTATTGCTGAAGAAGGCACTGGGAATTGAGACCGCTTCCGGCGAGCCTAACAAAAAGAAAGTGGGCAAACTACCCCTTTCTAAAGTTAGAGAAATTGCCGAATTAAAAATGCCCGATCTTAACGCGGCCAGCGTTGAAGCTGCTATGCGTATGGTAGAAGGCACCGCCCGTAGCATGGGTATTGAAATAGTAGAAGGATAA